One Polynucleobacter sp. MG-5-Ahmo-C2 genomic window carries:
- a CDS encoding class I SAM-dependent methyltransferase, translating into MNNESYIKYDRHEEEWDEILTNPLKQQIGATWFKHNTLDAWRHRRMHFLINPIISYDKSFKWLTVGDGRYGTDAHFLLSSGIQKVHCSDYSDTLLTIAHEKGFISEYSAQNAESLKFDDNSFDFIYCKEALHHFPRPYMALYEMLRVCKTAVILTEPRDQLIDKAPLLPLFRLLKKLTKNNTGAHSFETVGNYVYTISERELSKFLLGMHYNCIAFTGVNDHYIPGVEFIDIDPKNFKHKFIKLKTVVCIKIRDLLCFLGFMKTNLLTVALFKQRPTQDLINSMSNHGWTIQELPQNPYL; encoded by the coding sequence ATGAACAATGAATCTTATATTAAATATGACCGTCATGAGGAAGAATGGGATGAGATTCTGACCAACCCCTTAAAGCAGCAAATTGGCGCCACCTGGTTCAAACATAACACTCTTGATGCATGGCGTCACAGGAGAATGCATTTCCTAATTAATCCAATAATATCCTACGACAAGTCTTTCAAATGGCTTACTGTTGGCGATGGAAGGTATGGTACTGATGCACATTTCCTTCTATCCTCAGGCATACAAAAAGTTCATTGCTCTGACTATTCAGATACGCTCTTAACTATAGCCCATGAAAAAGGTTTTATTAGTGAATACTCAGCCCAAAATGCAGAATCTCTGAAGTTCGATGACAATTCGTTTGATTTTATTTACTGCAAAGAAGCCCTACACCATTTTCCACGCCCTTATATGGCCTTATATGAAATGTTAAGAGTGTGTAAAACTGCTGTAATCCTTACCGAGCCAAGAGATCAATTAATCGATAAGGCTCCCTTGCTCCCCCTTTTTAGGCTTCTAAAAAAACTAACTAAAAACAACACTGGTGCTCATTCATTCGAAACCGTAGGAAATTATGTCTACACCATTTCAGAAAGGGAGCTTAGTAAATTTTTACTTGGAATGCATTACAACTGCATAGCCTTTACTGGGGTCAACGATCACTACATCCCAGGGGTTGAGTTTATAGACATTGACCCTAAAAACTTTAAGCATAAATTCATTAAACTAAAAACAGTAGTTTGTATAAAAATTCGTGATTTGTTATGTTTTTTAGGTTTTATGAAAACGAATTTATTGACTGTTGCCTTGTTTAAGCAGAGGCCCACTCAAGACCTAATTAATTCAATGTCAAATCATGGCTGGACTATTCAAGAGCTTCCCCAAAATCCTTATCTTTAA
- a CDS encoding O-antigen polymerase, producing the protein MSNRLKGFIAIWWSFWIAAAYLNTSLSISNLATALVTFSMVLFLVGWSLSENLKFKKLPKEKYFYLNVEIILLYIILIQIVMSIFSLTYSLNNPGALRDIAYSNPVEIYKNQYILQIYTLLVYPIGLYGIASINFFSSTTYKNGLILLFFIFDTLITLGRLSIYIFFIYILINAIIINKKLIYKKIAFLFIIANIIMYILFNYRYTNELNISLENYIEYLETSVFNYHIIGFKIFDEFINGNLIFNSESLLTFGFYEYIVSKFYSIFIPTVSNWAKFGEVLQGFVIQIEGGTYNALSTIFLPYYIDFGIIGPPAFLFIFGSIIGFGINRTGNVTPLGILILILVITGMLQSTTIGQLLYIPLILILFGIRLR; encoded by the coding sequence TTGAGTAACAGATTAAAGGGATTTATAGCCATATGGTGGAGTTTTTGGATTGCTGCGGCATATTTAAATACAAGTTTAAGTATATCGAACCTTGCTACAGCTTTGGTAACATTCTCAATGGTTTTATTTCTAGTTGGGTGGTCATTATCAGAAAATTTAAAATTTAAGAAGTTACCAAAAGAAAAATACTTTTATTTAAATGTGGAAATAATATTGCTTTATATTATTTTAATACAGATAGTAATGTCAATTTTTTCATTAACATATTCTTTAAATAATCCAGGAGCCTTGCGTGATATTGCTTACAGCAACCCGGTAGAAATATATAAAAATCAATACATATTGCAAATATATACCCTCTTAGTTTATCCAATTGGACTGTATGGTATCGCGTCAATTAATTTCTTTAGCTCAACAACATATAAAAATGGTTTAATTTTATTATTCTTTATTTTTGATACTTTAATTACATTAGGTAGATTATCAATTTATATTTTTTTTATTTATATTTTAATAAACGCAATTATTATAAACAAAAAACTTATTTATAAAAAAATAGCATTTTTATTTATTATAGCAAATATTATAATGTATATTCTATTTAATTATAGATATACTAATGAGCTGAATATATCCCTAGAAAATTATATTGAATACTTAGAAACGTCAGTTTTTAACTATCATATAATTGGATTTAAAATTTTTGATGAATTTATTAATGGTAATTTAATCTTCAACAGTGAATCTCTTCTTACATTTGGTTTTTATGAGTATATAGTCAGTAAATTTTATTCAATTTTTATACCAACGGTAAGTAATTGGGCAAAATTTGGCGAGGTGCTACAGGGATTTGTTATACAAATTGAGGGCGGAACTTATAATGCTCTCTCAACAATTTTTTTACCTTACTATATTGATTTTGGAATAATTGGACCACCTGCTTTCTTATTTATTTTTGGATCCATCATAGGTTTTGGTATTAATCGAACTGGCAATGTAACCCCATTAGGTATTTTAATATTAATTTTGGTCATCACTGGAATGTTGCAGTCTACAACAATTGGACAATTGTTGTATATACCATTGATATTAATTTTATTTGGAATTAGATTAAGATGA